In Streptomyces sp. NBC_01408, one DNA window encodes the following:
- a CDS encoding acyl-CoA synthetase gives MEYNLADLFESVVDVVPDREALVYVDHPGTGAERRLTYAELDAAANRIAHHLLDRGLKPGEHLGLHLYNGIEYLQTVLACLKARLVPVNVNYRYVEEELVYLYNDADLAALVFEGEFTERVAAALPQTTKLRHLIRVGAAPEDAPEPSPAPVAFEDAEAAGSPGRGFPPRSPDDLFIIYTGGTTGMPKGVMWRAEDLFFAGLFGGEPSGEPVKRPEELAERVAARGAGLTFFPAPPLMHGTSTLTSFIAFNYGQRVVIHRKYAPEEVLRTIEKEKVSSVSLVGDAMLRPLIDALNGPLKGTDLSSLFSVSSSGAIMSETVRAEFQRLVPNVLLLNNFGSSESGSNGRATDDSSPEKGFRLEVNDRTQVVDPVTHEPVAVGEPGRLAQRGHVPLGYYNDPAKTAETFFQKGAERWVLLGDMATVDEEGIVTVLGRGSQCINTGGEKVYPEEVEQALKSHPDVYDALVAGVADPTWGSHVAAVVQVRAGAPAPTLDEIQSHCRTRLAGYKIPRQLVIAPAIQRSPSGKADYRWAKTVATEADTAR, from the coding sequence GTGGAGTACAACCTTGCCGATCTGTTCGAGTCGGTCGTGGACGTGGTCCCGGACCGCGAGGCCCTCGTGTACGTGGACCACCCCGGGACCGGCGCCGAGCGCCGCCTGACGTACGCGGAACTGGACGCGGCGGCGAACCGGATCGCGCACCACCTGCTGGACCGCGGGCTGAAGCCCGGTGAGCACCTGGGGCTGCACCTCTACAACGGGATCGAGTACCTGCAGACCGTCCTGGCCTGCCTGAAGGCCCGGCTGGTGCCGGTGAACGTCAACTACCGGTACGTCGAGGAGGAGCTGGTCTACCTCTACAACGACGCCGACCTCGCCGCGCTGGTCTTCGAGGGCGAGTTCACCGAGCGGGTCGCCGCCGCGCTGCCGCAGACGACGAAGCTCCGCCACCTGATCCGGGTCGGCGCGGCCCCGGAGGATGCCCCCGAGCCCTCGCCGGCGCCGGTCGCGTTCGAGGACGCCGAGGCGGCCGGTTCACCCGGCCGCGGCTTCCCGCCCCGCAGCCCCGACGACCTGTTCATCATCTACACCGGCGGCACGACCGGCATGCCCAAGGGCGTCATGTGGCGGGCCGAGGACCTGTTCTTCGCCGGGCTGTTCGGCGGCGAGCCCTCGGGAGAGCCGGTGAAACGGCCCGAGGAGCTGGCCGAGCGGGTCGCGGCGCGCGGGGCCGGTCTCACCTTCTTCCCGGCTCCCCCGCTGATGCACGGCACGTCGACGCTGACCTCGTTCATCGCCTTCAACTACGGCCAGCGGGTCGTCATCCACCGCAAGTACGCGCCCGAGGAGGTGCTCCGCACCATCGAGAAGGAGAAGGTGTCGAGCGTGTCCCTGGTGGGCGACGCGATGCTCAGGCCCCTCATCGACGCACTGAACGGACCGCTCAAGGGGACGGACCTGTCCTCGCTGTTCAGCGTCTCCTCCTCCGGCGCGATCATGTCGGAGACGGTGCGGGCCGAGTTCCAGCGGCTCGTCCCGAACGTGCTGCTCCTGAACAACTTCGGATCGTCGGAGTCCGGATCGAACGGCAGGGCGACGGACGACTCCAGCCCGGAGAAGGGCTTCCGGCTCGAGGTCAACGACCGTACGCAGGTGGTCGACCCGGTGACGCACGAGCCCGTCGCCGTGGGCGAACCCGGGCGTCTGGCGCAGCGCGGCCACGTACCGCTCGGCTACTACAACGACCCGGCCAAGACCGCGGAGACCTTCTTCCAGAAGGGCGCGGAGCGCTGGGTACTGCTGGGGGACATGGCGACCGTCGACGAGGAGGGCATCGTCACGGTCCTCGGCCGCGGTTCGCAGTGCATCAACACGGGCGGCGAGAAGGTGTACCCGGAGGAGGTCGAGCAGGCGCTGAAGTCGCATCCGGACGTGTACGACGCGCTGGTCGCCGGTGTCGCGGACCCCACCTGGGGCAGTCACGTGGCCGCGGTGGTGCAGGTCCGCGCGGGCGCGCCGGCTCCGACGCTGGACGAGATCCAGAGCCACTGCCGCACCCGGCTGGCGGGCTACAAGATCCCCCGGCAGCTGGTGATCGCGCCCGCCATCCAGCGCTCCCCGAGCGGGAAGGCGGACTACCGCTGGGCAAAGACGGTGGCGACGGAGGCGGACACGGCCCGCTGA
- a CDS encoding crotonase/enoyl-CoA hydratase family protein, with amino-acid sequence MGGTEHLTVERHGATLVLTMNRPEAKNALSLPLLVGLYDGWLEADADDTVRSVVLTGAGGDFCAGMDLKALAGKGMAGDQYRDRLRSDPDLHWKAMLRHHRPRKPVIAAVEGYCVAGGTEILQGTDIRVAGEGATFGLFEVKRGLFPIGGSTVRLPRQIPRTHALEMLLTGRPYSAGEAARIGLVGQVVPDGTALDKALGIAEQINACGPLAVEAVKASVYATAEMTETEGLAAELVRGWPVFDTADAKEGARAFAEKRPAVYRRE; translated from the coding sequence ATGGGTGGGACAGAACACCTGACCGTGGAACGGCACGGCGCCACGCTGGTGCTCACCATGAACAGGCCAGAGGCGAAGAACGCGCTCTCGCTGCCGCTGCTGGTGGGCCTGTACGACGGCTGGCTGGAGGCGGACGCCGACGACACGGTCCGCTCGGTCGTCCTGACCGGTGCGGGCGGGGACTTCTGCGCCGGCATGGACCTCAAGGCGCTGGCCGGGAAGGGCATGGCGGGCGACCAGTACCGGGACCGGCTGAGGTCCGACCCCGACCTGCACTGGAAGGCGATGCTCCGCCACCACCGGCCGCGCAAGCCGGTGATCGCGGCGGTGGAGGGGTACTGCGTGGCCGGCGGGACCGAGATCCTCCAGGGAACCGACATCCGGGTCGCGGGCGAGGGCGCCACCTTCGGGCTGTTCGAGGTCAAGCGGGGGCTCTTCCCGATCGGCGGCTCCACGGTGCGGCTGCCGCGCCAGATCCCGCGCACGCACGCGCTGGAGATGCTGCTGACCGGGCGCCCGTACTCCGCCGGGGAGGCGGCGCGGATCGGCCTGGTCGGGCAGGTGGTGCCCGACGGGACGGCGCTGGACAAGGCCCTCGGGATCGCCGAGCAGATCAACGCGTGCGGGCCGCTCGCCGTGGAGGCCGTCAAGGCGTCCGTCTACGCGACCGCCGAGATGACGGAGACGGAGGGGCTGGCCGCGGAACTCGTCCGCGGGTGGCCGGTCTTCGACACGGCGGACGCGAAGGAGGGGGCGCGAGCCTTTGCGGAGAAGAGGCCGGCGGTGTATCGGCGGGAGTAG
- a CDS encoding Zn-ribbon domain-containing OB-fold protein — MTAAASPPEVLRAPLVVEFPFTRSLGPVQSAFLTGLREGVVLGVRTSDGKVMVPPAEYDPVTAEEIRELVEVGATGTVTTWAWNGRPRPHQPLGTPFAWVLVRLDGADTALLHALDVPGPESVRTGMRVRVRWAAEWSGAITDIACFEPYDGPAAGHGTPHDGVFADAVTGIVAEARLDYTYSPGRAQTAYIKGLSERKTVGERCPSCHKVYVPPRGACPTCGVATTDQVEVGPAGTVTTYCIVNIKARNLDIEVPYVYAHIALDGAGLALHGRIGGIPYDQVRMGLRVEPVWTEGGRYPDHYRPTGEPDADYDAYKELI; from the coding sequence ATGACAGCCGCCGCGTCCCCGCCCGAAGTGCTTCGGGCGCCCCTCGTCGTCGAGTTTCCCTTCACCCGGTCCCTCGGGCCCGTGCAGAGTGCCTTTCTGACCGGCCTGCGCGAGGGCGTCGTGCTCGGGGTCAGGACCTCCGACGGGAAGGTGATGGTCCCGCCCGCCGAGTACGACCCCGTCACCGCCGAGGAGATCCGCGAGCTCGTCGAGGTCGGTGCCACCGGTACCGTCACCACCTGGGCCTGGAACGGCCGGCCCCGCCCCCACCAGCCCCTCGGCACCCCCTTCGCCTGGGTACTGGTCCGGCTCGACGGCGCGGACACCGCCCTCCTGCACGCCCTCGACGTCCCCGGGCCCGAATCCGTGCGCACGGGCATGCGGGTGCGGGTGCGATGGGCCGCCGAATGGTCCGGGGCCATCACCGACATCGCCTGCTTCGAGCCCTACGACGGCCCGGCCGCCGGCCACGGCACCCCGCACGACGGCGTCTTCGCGGACGCCGTCACCGGCATCGTCGCCGAGGCCCGCCTGGACTACACCTACAGCCCCGGCCGCGCCCAGACCGCCTACATCAAAGGCCTGTCCGAGCGGAAGACCGTGGGCGAGCGCTGCCCCTCCTGCCACAAGGTGTACGTCCCCCCGCGCGGCGCCTGCCCCACCTGCGGGGTCGCCACCACCGACCAGGTCGAGGTCGGCCCGGCCGGCACGGTCACCACGTACTGCATCGTCAACATCAAGGCCCGCAACCTCGACATCGAGGTCCCCTACGTCTACGCCCACATCGCCCTCGACGGCGCCGGGCTCGCCCTGCACGGCCGGATCGGCGGCATCCCCTACGACCAGGTCCGCATGGGCCTGCGCGTCGAACCCGTCTGGACCGAAGGCGGCCGATACCCCGACCACTACCGTCCCACCGGCGAGCCGGACGCGGACTACGACGCGTACAAGGAGCTCATCTGA